TTCGCGACGTCCGCGTCGGCCTGGCGGACGGTGCGGAGCGATTCTTCCTCAGACCTGCGGGTCGTCCGCATCGCTTCCGCCAGGGCTTCGTTGATCGTCTTGTCTCGCCGTTGGATCGCCTCGGCGACCGCGTGGTACGACGCGACCACCTCCTGCGGCGGATGCAAGTCGTGGACGGTCAGCTCGCGGAGTTCGATGCCCAGGCCGTCCGGGGCGACCTCCCGCAACCGGCGGGCGAGCCGGTCGACGGCCCGCGCTTCGAAGGCGCCGCGGGTGGTCGTAAGCAGGTCGAGGAACGGCTGGCCGGCCGCCAGCTCGCGGAACACGGACTCGGCCGTGGACCGGATCACCGCGTCGGCGTCCCGCGTGCCGAACAGGAACCGCGCGGGGTCCGTGACCGTGTAGCGGACGGTCGCCAGCAGCTCGACCAGGTTGCCGTCGCCGGTGATGAGCAGCGATTCGTCGGTCAACCGTTGGACGCCGTCGGCGTGGGCCGCCGCCCAGGTGAGCGTGGCGTCGGACGCGGACGTGCTGCCGGACCGTCGCAATCTCTGTTGGTCCGCGCGGGCTTGTTGGAGTTGCCGGTTACGATCGTCGGTGAGCGCCCGGAAGCCGACTTCGACGGTGCGGATTTCCCCGGGTCGGAGTTTCGTCACCGTCTCGATCGGCCACGGCCAGCGGACGTGCAGGCCGGGCTCCAGGGTTCCCCGTAAGGCTCCGAACCGCTGCGCGACGCCGACCTCGTCCGCGTTGACCTGGACCAAGGCGGTCGAGGCCCAAACCGCGAGCGCGACGCCGCCGGCGGTCGACGCGAGGGCTTTCCACCGGTGGGCGACCGCGTGGAGCAGGTCGTCCGCGTGGAGCGTGTTGAGCCATCGGTCGAACGCGCGGAAGCGGGAACCGACGCGGGAACCCCCGCGCTCGAACGCGAGCAGCCGCATCGAATTCACCAGCACCGCCAGCGACCCGACCTGGTGGAACAACGCGGCCGCGAGCGGCGCCTTCTCGAACCAGTCGGCCGAGGTCGCGAAGATCGGCCAGAGCCAGCCGGTGAGGACCACACCGAGACCATTGACGCCGAAGCCGAACCAGATGATGTTTTGCCGGATGATTCGTACCGTCTCCCGCGACAGGCGGACCAGGAGTGGCAGCGGCCGCAGCGGGTCGCCCATCATCACCACATCGCCGGCCTCGGCCGCCACCTCGGTGCCCGACCCGATCGCGATCCCGACGGCAGCCCGTGCCAGGGCCGGCGCGTCGTTGATGCCGTCGCCCACGAACGCGGTGTGTGAATTTTCGCGCGCGGTTGGGGTCGGGCTTTCGGCGGTTGCATCTGCCGGTGCCGCCCGCCGCGCGACCCAATCGGCTTTCTGTGCGGGCAGCAACTCGGCGTACACGTCCGTGAGCGGCAACTGGGCAGCGACGGCGCGGGCGACCGAGATGCGGTCGCCCGTGAGCAGGGCAAGCGGGGTGATGCCCAGATCGCGCAGGTCGGCGAGGACGCCGGCGGCCTCGGGCCGGAGGCGGTCGCGGGCGCCGATCGCGCCCAGGACGACACCGTCCCGCGCGACGAGGAGGGCCGTTTGCCCCGACTCGTCCAGGCGATCGAGGAGCGCCGCCGCATCGCTCGACAGAATGACGCCCTGTTCTTCCAGCAGGCGCCGCGTGCCGACGAGCAAAGCTGCGCCGCCCTGCGTCCGGACGGCGACTCCCGCGCCGGGGTGCGCGAGGAACGTGTCGACCGCCTCCGGGTTGACCCCGCGGTCCAGCGCCGTGGCCAGAA
The Fimbriiglobus ruber genome window above contains:
- a CDS encoding cation-translocating P-type ATPase family protein yields the protein MHREFDPTDQPFTQRSNFVLYTLAAVVGALLAVDLWPPLAGWLKEIGLAVPTWQARGVFGFRFALIAAVIGGSKVLYGSLERLGEGRVGADLAVAIAAVAAILIGEPIVAAEVIFIGLAGECLEAVTFDRTQRALRRLTELFPHRTWVLREGQEVRVFTAELQVGDKVVVKPGGKVPVDGVIVDGRSAVDTSALTGESLPADKGPGDPVLAGSVVQLGALTIEARKVAKQTVAGQVIEYTAQALRDKGSGERLADRLARYFLPAVLAVALVTFAFNVVFQMGPVGPDRVKPGTAAAARVALYPTLAVLVVACPCPLVLATPAAVVAALGRLAGTGVLIKGGAALERLAGVTAFAFDKTGTLTEGRLEVGDVLPLGAIPVEELLRAAATAEQRSEHPLARAVLATALDRGVNPEAVDTFLAHPGAGVAVRTQGGAALLVGTRRLLEEQGVILSSDAAALLDRLDESGQTALLVARDGVVLGAIGARDRLRPEAAGVLADLRDLGITPLALLTGDRISVARAVAAQLPLTDVYAELLPAQKADWVARRAAPADATAESPTPTARENSHTAFVGDGINDAPALARAAVGIAIGSGTEVAAEAGDVVMMGDPLRPLPLLVRLSRETVRIIRQNIIWFGFGVNGLGVVLTGWLWPIFATSADWFEKAPLAAALFHQVGSLAVLVNSMRLLAFERGGSRVGSRFRAFDRWLNTLHADDLLHAVAHRWKALASTAGGVALAVWASTALVQVNADEVGVAQRFGALRGTLEPGLHVRWPWPIETVTKLRPGEIRTVEVGFRALTDDRNRQLQQARADQQRLRRSGSTSASDATLTWAAAHADGVQRLTDESLLITGDGNLVELLATVRYTVTDPARFLFGTRDADAVIRSTAESVFRELAAGQPFLDLLTTTRGAFEARAVDRLARRLREVAPDGLGIELRELTVHDLHPPQEVVASYHAVAEAIQRRDKTINEALAEAMRTTRRSEEESLRTVRQADADVAKKVADATAARDAFLAWADARATLPPDEEAKLSAELESRVKGGQDRAAVTKEIADRRQSLLAARRFLTDFRLSLDAVVLALRGRDKILIDADTLPGKRHLLLMDPESPKAPAVVLPPSRMQAPDQRE